A genomic region of Chitinimonas arctica contains the following coding sequences:
- a CDS encoding type II secretion system F family protein — MRYRAKVLQADAQVRQVELEAADEAEARRVLAASGGRLLTLRPVRHGLPRLKGAAAFKLLVFNQQLHALLEAGQPIVDAIEILGRNDRTGRHRAVYDSLLQGLRHGKQLSEAMAALPSVFPALYLAMLRASETTGSVRAAIQRFMHYQRQVDAIRGQLLAAAVYPAILVGVGYLVVTFLLLYVVPRFSAVFEDVPRQTDMSRLVQAWGSLVNGYPWLAWGLCLALPLGGLLVALQPAVRAGVFRRVLRTPWLGDKVWTLQLARLYRTLGMLLRSGVSVLAAMRMSEAALPLAMQARLQQAGRAVSEGHPLSRVMAEQGLSTEVADRLLLAGESSGQLDEMLERIADFYDQEVAAWLDVAGRLIEPVLMVGIGLVIGAIVLMLYTPIFEMANAL, encoded by the coding sequence ATGCGCTACCGCGCCAAGGTGCTACAAGCCGACGCCCAAGTGAGGCAGGTTGAGCTGGAAGCCGCCGATGAAGCAGAAGCGCGTCGCGTGCTGGCAGCAAGCGGCGGTCGATTGCTGACGCTGCGACCGGTCCGGCACGGCCTGCCGCGTCTCAAGGGCGCCGCGGCCTTCAAGCTGCTGGTGTTCAACCAGCAATTGCACGCCTTGCTGGAAGCCGGCCAGCCTATCGTCGATGCGATCGAGATCCTTGGCCGCAACGACCGGACCGGGCGGCACCGGGCCGTCTACGACAGCCTGTTGCAAGGCCTACGGCACGGCAAACAGCTGTCGGAAGCGATGGCGGCCTTGCCCTCGGTCTTTCCGGCGCTTTACCTGGCCATGCTGCGCGCCAGCGAAACCACCGGCAGCGTGCGCGCCGCCATCCAGCGCTTTATGCACTACCAGCGCCAGGTCGATGCCATTCGCGGCCAACTGCTGGCGGCCGCCGTCTATCCGGCGATCCTGGTCGGGGTCGGCTATCTGGTGGTGACCTTTTTGTTGCTGTATGTGGTGCCGCGTTTCAGCGCGGTATTCGAGGATGTGCCCAGGCAGACGGATATGTCGCGCCTGGTGCAGGCTTGGGGCAGCCTGGTCAACGGGTATCCCTGGCTGGCCTGGGGGCTGTGCCTGGCGCTGCCCCTGGGCGGCTTGCTCGTGGCGCTGCAACCGGCTGTCCGCGCCGGCGTGTTCCGCCGCGTGTTGCGCACGCCCTGGCTGGGGGACAAGGTCTGGACCCTGCAATTGGCCCGCCTTTACCGCACCCTGGGGATGCTGCTGCGCAGCGGCGTCAGCGTCCTCGCTGCCATGAGGATGAGCGAGGCCGCCTTGCCCTTGGCCATGCAGGCGCGCTTGCAGCAAGCGGGCAGGGCGGTCAGCGAGGGGCACCCTTTGTCGCGGGTGATGGCGGAGCAAGGCCTCAGTACCGAAGTGGCCGACCGCTTGCTGTTGGCCGGCGAATCGTCCGGCCAGCTGGACGAGATGCTGGAACGGATCGCCGATTTCTACGACCAGGAAGTGGCTGCCTGGCTCGATGTGGCTGGCCGGCTGATCGAACCGGTGCTGATGGTCGGCATCGGCCTGGTCATCGGCGCCATTGTATTGATGCTGTATACCCCGATTTTCGAGATGGCCAATGCACTTTGA
- a CDS encoding RHS repeat-associated core domain-containing protein: MKLNFPAFAVAKVFAVAALPVSTFAAIHPANASYSHSVVDYENVAEPELSLVRTYSSANAHAAFQVPAGALGNPGWTLPFLTEQLFLIRPYTRFTHTYGPFYKIRESDGQPTTYYETRTFNWPGRAVIFGAQGEQLMLSSDTATGPWRVMSDRKASVECIAPTETNSDSTPAPNPENLTAINQVVSNCAAYTVTWRDGRVQTFKPTGPGNVYKLSAFTQANGWSANLDYDPAGNLATVTSMGGRVLSFYYQANGALRQIAGPGGYVLNYSYDTIGNLAAVYGPAGSGERYQYHHEGAPQLLTQVDDAAGALIEKISYTPAKLVSTVSGPDGLGTTTLVDSGDGSRVLTDARGVARSFTFAKKGALQPTTIARSDGSARTIGYDNIGRPNTYADFNGNTTSRKYDSTGTLVTTTYPNGLVSTERTDSTQSKLLELNTPLNKVTYTYDGQGNSLTKTMTAGGQSQTWTYTHDAAGRVTSVTDPRTGKTRYSYDNSGALISVANALDHTWTINENDAHGRPLRITAPTGEVTSYVYDDLGRLIELTTNGSRTTYTYTLHGQLASVSRPNGGSASFTYDSADRLTTIQDATGGRIAYTLDNAGRPLTESRTNALGVVTKQIFTYDPLTGKLDSISNGLGKVTRFSYDANGNLIDQVDALGRSNTYAYDGLNSLISSTRPDGNSILSGYNVLGQIASVITPDGQSTNYTVNGLGQTLKRQSPDTGIEQYTYLPNGLIKTRTDARGKVSTYTYDVIGRVASISYAGGPLINYTYDSARIGALSSIVGGGATVGFGYDGLGQINLLTQTVGSINLTTRYNRDAAGRLNSLTTPSGQVIGFNYASNQSQPNGVSVNGTAIISDLSWLPLSKIPMAWSWANGKRHQRLFDLAGQLVNISSEGALTRKLERDAVGNLTGIVDVLDGKRNQTFAYDELDRLVWEKSNAGRNFTYAYDGNSNRLSWAPDESGSSGNTYDYSGNKLNAITNVATGVVSPISVDAAGSIVKDATRTFTYDSRGRMVSVKKGSVTTNYQYNGLGQRFSKTGGLFVYDLQGHLLGEYDAAGKLVQETVWLENLPVATLRPNGAGVTVFYVQPDELGSPRVVTDTANKVVWRWDSDGFGTVQPNQDPAKTGSKFVYNLRFDGQYYDVESGLHYNYFRDYDPASGRYIQSDPIGLAGGSNTYLYVGANPLLFVDPFGLEIQCTRGGIGCKSMEPGAHFDLPREPKKPYDPGDDAPRYQECKRDYCGWAWLNGKLQQQCKVNVRGACARTPTLCCHQDRTACYGKANAPDGSVDTDAMTTCETNYNKCMTKSF, encoded by the coding sequence GTGAAGTTGAATTTTCCTGCTTTCGCTGTGGCGAAAGTATTTGCCGTTGCCGCGTTGCCAGTCTCCACTTTTGCGGCCATTCATCCCGCCAACGCGAGCTACAGTCATTCCGTCGTCGATTACGAGAATGTAGCCGAACCCGAGCTTTCCTTGGTTAGAACTTATAGTAGTGCAAATGCACACGCCGCCTTCCAGGTACCCGCTGGTGCATTGGGGAATCCCGGCTGGACTTTGCCATTCCTCACCGAGCAGTTGTTCCTGATCCGACCATATACGCGTTTTACGCATACCTATGGGCCGTTCTACAAGATTCGGGAGTCGGACGGCCAGCCGACCACTTATTACGAAACGCGGACCTTCAATTGGCCGGGCCGAGCCGTGATCTTTGGGGCGCAGGGCGAGCAATTGATGCTTAGCAGCGATACTGCCACCGGCCCGTGGAGAGTCATGAGTGATCGCAAGGCGTCGGTCGAGTGCATCGCGCCGACCGAGACCAACAGCGATTCTACCCCAGCCCCCAATCCTGAAAACTTGACGGCGATTAATCAAGTGGTCAGCAATTGTGCGGCTTATACAGTGACGTGGCGCGATGGCAGGGTGCAGACATTCAAGCCGACGGGACCCGGCAACGTGTATAAGTTGAGCGCCTTTACCCAGGCGAACGGCTGGAGCGCCAACCTCGATTATGATCCGGCCGGCAATCTCGCTACGGTCACGTCGATGGGCGGGCGGGTACTTTCGTTTTATTACCAAGCCAATGGGGCGCTGCGCCAGATCGCTGGACCTGGCGGCTATGTACTCAATTATAGCTACGATACGATAGGCAACTTGGCCGCCGTTTACGGTCCGGCGGGGAGCGGCGAGCGATATCAGTATCATCATGAAGGTGCACCGCAGCTGCTAACTCAGGTTGACGACGCAGCTGGGGCGCTGATTGAAAAGATTAGCTATACCCCGGCTAAGTTGGTCAGTACGGTCAGCGGCCCCGATGGACTTGGTACGACCACGTTGGTGGATAGCGGTGACGGCAGCCGTGTCTTGACCGATGCACGCGGGGTTGCGCGCAGCTTCACCTTCGCAAAAAAGGGCGCGCTACAACCGACAACCATTGCGCGAAGCGATGGATCCGCGCGGACCATCGGGTACGACAATATCGGCCGGCCGAATACTTACGCGGATTTCAATGGCAATACCACCAGCCGCAAATATGACAGTACCGGCACGCTGGTTACCACGACCTATCCAAACGGTTTGGTGAGCACCGAACGGACCGACAGTACGCAGAGCAAATTGCTGGAACTGAACACGCCACTCAACAAAGTGACGTATACCTATGACGGTCAAGGCAATTCGCTGACGAAAACGATGACTGCGGGTGGACAAAGCCAGACGTGGACCTATACCCACGATGCGGCCGGTCGGGTGACGAGCGTCACCGACCCCCGCACCGGCAAGACGCGTTACAGCTATGACAACAGCGGTGCGTTGATTAGCGTTGCTAATGCCCTGGATCATACCTGGACGATTAACGAGAACGATGCGCATGGCCGTCCTCTCCGTATCACGGCCCCCACCGGCGAGGTGACGAGCTATGTTTACGACGACCTTGGTCGTCTCATTGAGCTGACCACCAATGGTAGCCGCACGACTTACACATACACGTTACATGGACAATTGGCTTCGGTTTCGCGGCCAAATGGCGGAAGCGCTAGCTTTACTTATGACAGCGCAGATCGACTAACTACTATCCAAGATGCCACCGGAGGGCGTATCGCCTACACCTTGGATAACGCAGGTCGGCCATTGACCGAAAGTCGAACTAATGCTTTGGGCGTCGTCACGAAACAAATCTTCACTTACGATCCATTGACGGGAAAGCTCGACTCAATCAGCAATGGACTGGGGAAGGTCACCCGCTTCAGCTATGATGCCAACGGTAATCTCATTGATCAGGTCGATGCGCTTGGTCGAAGCAATACATACGCTTATGATGGATTGAATTCACTAATTAGTTCGACACGTCCCGATGGGAATTCCATCCTCTCTGGCTATAACGTTCTTGGCCAGATAGCCAGCGTCATTACGCCAGATGGGCAGAGCACAAATTATACGGTCAATGGCCTGGGCCAGACGCTAAAAAGACAAAGTCCCGATACGGGTATTGAGCAATATACTTACCTACCAAACGGTTTGATCAAAACTCGGACCGATGCCCGTGGTAAAGTCAGCACTTACACCTACGATGTGATCGGACGTGTGGCGAGCATCAGTTACGCTGGTGGTCCCCTCATAAATTATACTTACGACTCGGCGCGTATTGGTGCGCTAAGCAGCATTGTCGGTGGTGGCGCCACGGTTGGTTTTGGCTACGATGGGCTTGGGCAAATCAATTTGCTGACGCAAACGGTAGGGAGTATTAATCTAACTACCCGTTATAATCGGGATGCGGCGGGTAGGCTAAACAGTCTCACTACCCCCTCCGGTCAAGTCATTGGCTTCAATTATGCTTCGAATCAAAGCCAGCCAAATGGTGTGAGCGTGAATGGCACTGCCATCATCAGTGATCTCAGTTGGCTGCCCCTGAGTAAAATACCGATGGCTTGGTCTTGGGCCAATGGAAAGCGCCATCAGCGTTTGTTCGATTTGGCTGGACAATTGGTCAATATCAGCTCCGAGGGCGCCTTGACGCGCAAACTGGAACGCGATGCCGTCGGTAATCTAACCGGCATTGTTGATGTGCTCGATGGCAAGCGCAACCAAACATTCGCGTACGATGAATTGGACCGCTTGGTCTGGGAAAAAAGCAATGCGGGGCGTAACTTCACTTATGCGTACGATGGCAATAGCAATCGACTGAGCTGGGCGCCGGACGAGAGCGGTAGCAGCGGTAACACCTATGACTACAGCGGCAACAAGCTGAATGCCATCACCAACGTCGCTACCGGCGTCGTCTCTCCGATCAGCGTCGATGCTGCCGGCAGCATCGTGAAGGATGCGACACGCACCTTCACTTACGACAGCCGCGGACGCATGGTGTCCGTCAAGAAGGGCAGCGTTACGACCAACTATCAATACAACGGCCTAGGTCAGCGGTTTAGCAAAACCGGCGGTCTGTTTGTCTACGATCTGCAAGGTCATCTATTGGGCGAATATGATGCGGCGGGCAAGTTGGTACAAGAAACGGTTTGGCTGGAGAACCTGCCGGTTGCAACGCTGCGACCGAATGGCGCAGGTGTAACCGTCTTTTATGTGCAGCCGGATGAGCTTGGCTCGCCACGGGTGGTAACAGATACCGCCAACAAGGTCGTGTGGCGTTGGGATAGTGACGGATTCGGCACGGTTCAACCCAACCAAGACCCCGCGAAGACTGGCAGTAAGTTTGTCTACAACCTCCGCTTCGACGGGCAGTACTATGACGTCGAAAGCGGTCTGCACTATAACTACTTCCGGGACTATGATCCGGCTTCTGGACGCTATATCCAGTCCGATCCGATTGGCTTGGCTGGAGGGAGCAACACTTACCTTTATGTCGGTGCAAACCCGCTGTTGTTTGTCGATCCGTTTGGTCTGGAAATTCAATGCACGCGTGGTGGTATTGGATGTAAATCCATGGAGCCGGGTGCGCATTTTGATTTACCGAGGGAGCCGAAAAAACCTTATGACCCGGGTGATGATGCCCCGCGCTATCAAGAATGCAAACGCGATTATTGTGGCTGGGCATGGCTAAATGGGAAGCTTCAACAGCAATGCAAGGTTAATGTAAGGGGTGCCTGCGCGCGTACTCCGACACTCTGCTGTCATCAGGATAGAACAGCCTGTTATGGAAAGGCAAACGCACCAGATGGTTCCGTGGATACGGATGCCATGACGACGTGCGAGACTAACTACAACAAGTGCATGACGAAAAGTTTTTAG
- the gspG gene encoding type II secretion system major pseudopilin GspG: protein MRAKHAGFTLLELLVVLLIIGLLAGFVGPKYFSQIGKSQTQVARAQIDGFDKALDQYRVDVGSYPTTAQGLAALVAAPANEGNWRGPYLKKRVPADPWGHAYVYKSPGDQGRDADIVAYGKDGKPGGSGDDADVTNWDSVEAK from the coding sequence ATGAGAGCCAAACACGCTGGTTTTACCTTACTTGAACTGCTGGTCGTCCTGCTGATCATCGGCCTGCTGGCCGGTTTCGTCGGTCCCAAGTACTTCTCGCAGATCGGCAAATCGCAAACCCAGGTCGCCCGTGCGCAAATCGACGGTTTCGACAAGGCGCTCGACCAATACCGGGTCGATGTCGGCAGCTACCCGACCACCGCGCAAGGCCTGGCTGCGCTGGTGGCGGCACCAGCCAATGAAGGCAACTGGCGCGGTCCGTACCTGAAGAAGCGCGTACCGGCCGACCCCTGGGGTCATGCCTATGTCTACAAGTCGCCCGGCGACCAAGGGCGCGATGCCGATATTGTCGCTTATGGCAAGGATGGTAAGCCTGGCGGTAGCGGCGACGATGCCGATGTGACCAATTGGGACAGCGTCGAGGCTAAGTGA
- a CDS encoding type II secretion system protein: protein MRRQQGFSYLVALFLVAILAVLTTRALENSRTAELREREAELLYVGQAYQAAIRAYYRNGSGSVRYPPTLDVLLLDQRPLRPQRPLRRLYRDPIRATQEWGLVPAPSGGIMGVYSLSMQAPQKIDGFPTELASFKGAKHYRDWQFIYQPDTGPDAPTEPEKSRK, encoded by the coding sequence ATGCGGCGCCAGCAGGGCTTCAGCTACTTGGTTGCGTTGTTCCTGGTCGCCATCCTGGCGGTGCTGACCACGCGCGCGCTGGAGAATAGCCGTACGGCCGAGCTGCGTGAACGTGAAGCCGAGCTGCTCTATGTCGGCCAGGCCTACCAAGCTGCTATCCGTGCCTATTACCGCAATGGCAGCGGCAGCGTGCGCTATCCGCCCACGCTGGACGTATTGTTGTTGGACCAGCGCCCACTTCGGCCGCAGCGGCCATTGCGCCGCTTGTACCGTGACCCGATCCGCGCCACGCAGGAGTGGGGCCTGGTACCGGCCCCCAGTGGCGGCATCATGGGGGTGTACTCCCTCTCCATGCAGGCGCCGCAGAAGATCGATGGCTTTCCAACTGAGCTGGCAAGTTTCAAGGGCGCCAAGCACTACCGAGATTGGCAGTTTATCTATCAACCCGATACGGGGCCGGATGCCCCGACCGAACCGGAAAAAAGCCGAAAATGA
- a CDS encoding type II secretion system protein yields the protein MRTKGFTLIELLVTLAIIATLLSLAAPRYFGNLDRAKEDVLREDLYLLRDAIDKFYADKGKYPETLQDLVDHKYLRRIPIDPLTQSKESWLPIAPTESGTGAIADVRSAAPGQARDKSWFKDW from the coding sequence ATGCGCACCAAGGGCTTTACCCTGATCGAATTGCTGGTCACCTTGGCCATCATCGCCACGCTGCTGTCGCTGGCCGCGCCACGCTATTTCGGCAATCTGGACCGGGCCAAGGAGGATGTGCTGCGCGAGGATCTGTACCTGCTGCGCGATGCCATCGATAAGTTTTACGCCGACAAGGGCAAATACCCTGAAACGCTGCAAGACTTGGTCGACCATAAATACCTGCGCCGCATCCCGATCGACCCGCTGACGCAGAGCAAGGAGAGCTGGCTGCCGATTGCACCGACCGAGAGCGGTACCGGCGCTATCGCCGACGTTCGCAGTGCGGCGCCCGGCCAAGCACGTGACAAAAGCTGGTTCAAGGACTGGTGA
- a CDS encoding type II secretion system protein, whose translation MPRRLSSSRAGGFSFIELLATLAIIATLAAMAMPLAQTTLKRHKEHELRRALRDIRQAIDAYKAATADGRIVPVDASGSQNGYPPTLVALAAGVPNAKAPGGARLYFLRRLPRDPFYPTASTPAEQTWGMRRFDSPPDQPLAGDDVFDVYSLSTQTGLNGVAYREW comes from the coding sequence ATGCCGCGCCGACTTTCTTCCAGCCGTGCGGGCGGTTTCAGCTTTATCGAGCTGCTGGCCACGCTGGCCATTATCGCCACGCTGGCGGCCATGGCCATGCCTTTAGCGCAGACCACGCTCAAGCGGCACAAGGAACACGAGCTGCGCCGCGCGCTGCGGGATATCCGTCAGGCAATCGATGCCTATAAAGCCGCCACGGCTGATGGGCGCATTGTCCCGGTAGATGCCTCCGGCAGCCAGAATGGCTATCCACCCACGCTCGTCGCCTTGGCAGCCGGGGTGCCGAATGCCAAGGCGCCGGGCGGCGCGCGGCTGTATTTCCTGCGCCGCCTGCCGCGCGATCCCTTCTATCCGACCGCCAGTACGCCCGCCGAACAGACCTGGGGCATGCGCCGATTCGACTCGCCGCCGGACCAGCCGTTGGCCGGCGACGATGTGTTCGACGTCTACTCGCTCTCCACGCAGACCGGCCTGAACGGCGTGGCCTACAGGGAGTGGTAA
- a CDS encoding cohesin domain-containing protein yields the protein MPIFTTAPGRTLILLVLLGLGGCAADRHHRAGLSAMADGQYAEAIRELQQAAELEPRDTRFRADWLQQRETAVRQLLSRAETALAAGREAEAEQHYRAILSFDRDNARAKAGLVQLTRLAQAVDATGRARTALQQGDSEQAAQWLARALADNPNHAEAKALRREIETLQAKDLLSAPSLGAMYQKPINLEFRDASLKMVFEALSRTTGINFIFDREVRGDQRTTVFLKQTGLEDAIDVILTTNQLDKKILNSGSVLIYPNTGGKSREYQDLLVKAFYLANSEAKQTANLLKTVLKLKEVYVDDKLNMLILRETPDTIALAEKLIALQDLDEPEVMLEVEVLEVKRSRLLDLGVKLTDQLTVAPLTNNASNSTTNAASPSFKLSELRNLNASKLGITLPSATVTFHQEDGDAKLLANPRIRVRDREKAKILIGDKVPIVTTTSTSTGFNSENIQYMDVGLKLEVEPDVHLRDEIGLKVALEVSSLVGAVKTTNGSQAYQIGTRSANSVLRLKDGETQVLAGLISDEDRSSANRIPLLGDLPLLGRLFSSQKDDKQKTEIVLSITPRLIRNLQRQSPAAESFWSGTEASLRLKPLQLRNLETPVAAPKPALPAPAPAPAPAPAPATSEAAVTPAATPVPTPVPAAAATETAAAEQPGGLRLRWQGPAQAKVGETVQLRLLLDSADPVRAAPMQLIFDPNRVEVVSVRLGDFFGKTSVSFNQLVDAGSGRIAVGLASPSRAGTSGQGSLLLIEVKPLLAGPPVEIGLVGMSPVGSGAALPRPALPLRHTLTIAP from the coding sequence ATGCCGATTTTCACTACCGCGCCTGGGCGCACCTTGATTCTTTTGGTCCTGTTGGGCCTGGGTGGCTGCGCCGCCGATCGCCACCACCGTGCCGGTCTGTCCGCCATGGCGGACGGCCAATACGCCGAGGCCATCCGCGAGCTGCAGCAGGCGGCCGAGCTGGAGCCGCGCGATACCCGTTTTCGGGCCGATTGGCTGCAGCAGCGCGAAACTGCCGTCCGGCAATTGCTGAGCCGGGCCGAAACGGCGCTGGCGGCGGGGCGCGAGGCGGAGGCCGAGCAGCACTACCGCGCTATCCTGAGCTTTGATCGCGACAATGCCCGTGCCAAGGCAGGACTGGTGCAACTCACCCGGCTGGCGCAAGCCGTCGACGCGACCGGGCGGGCGCGCACCGCCTTGCAGCAGGGCGATAGCGAGCAGGCCGCGCAATGGCTGGCGCGGGCCCTGGCCGACAACCCCAACCATGCCGAGGCCAAGGCGCTGCGGCGCGAGATCGAGACGCTGCAGGCGAAAGATTTGCTGAGCGCACCCAGTCTCGGGGCCATGTATCAGAAACCGATCAATCTGGAATTTCGCGATGCCAGCCTGAAGATGGTGTTCGAGGCCCTATCGCGCACCACCGGCATCAACTTTATCTTCGACCGCGAGGTGAGGGGTGATCAGCGCACGACGGTTTTCCTGAAGCAGACCGGCCTGGAAGACGCTATCGATGTCATCCTCACCACCAACCAGCTGGACAAGAAGATCCTCAACTCGGGCAGCGTGCTGATCTACCCGAATACCGGCGGCAAGAGCCGCGAATACCAGGATCTGCTGGTCAAGGCCTTCTACCTGGCCAATAGCGAAGCCAAGCAGACCGCCAATCTGCTCAAGACCGTGCTCAAGCTCAAGGAAGTGTACGTCGACGACAAGCTCAATATGCTGATCTTGCGCGAAACACCCGACACCATTGCCCTGGCGGAAAAGCTGATCGCGCTGCAGGACCTGGACGAGCCGGAAGTGATGCTGGAAGTGGAAGTGCTGGAAGTGAAGCGCTCGCGCCTGCTCGATCTCGGCGTCAAGCTCACCGACCAGTTGACGGTGGCACCGCTCACCAACAACGCCAGCAATTCGACCACCAATGCGGCCTCGCCGAGCTTCAAATTGAGCGAACTGCGCAATCTGAACGCCAGCAAATTGGGCATTACCTTGCCCAGTGCCACGGTGACCTTCCACCAGGAGGATGGCGATGCCAAGCTGTTGGCCAATCCGCGTATCCGTGTGCGCGATCGGGAGAAAGCCAAGATCCTGATCGGCGACAAGGTGCCCATCGTCACCACCACGTCCACCTCGACCGGCTTCAATAGCGAGAATATCCAGTACATGGATGTCGGCCTGAAGCTGGAAGTCGAGCCGGATGTGCATCTGCGCGACGAGATCGGCCTCAAGGTGGCCTTGGAAGTCAGTTCGCTGGTCGGTGCGGTCAAGACCACCAACGGTTCGCAGGCCTACCAGATCGGTACCCGCAGCGCCAATAGCGTGCTGCGGCTGAAGGATGGCGAAACCCAGGTGCTCGCGGGCCTGATCAGCGACGAAGACCGTTCCTCGGCCAATCGCATCCCCTTGCTCGGCGATCTGCCCTTGCTGGGCCGCTTGTTCTCCAGCCAGAAGGACGACAAGCAAAAAACCGAGATCGTCCTGTCGATCACGCCGCGCTTGATACGCAATCTACAGCGGCAATCGCCGGCGGCGGAGTCGTTCTGGTCCGGGACCGAGGCCAGCTTGCGGCTGAAGCCTTTGCAGTTGCGCAACCTGGAGACGCCGGTCGCGGCGCCGAAGCCAGCATTGCCCGCCCCTGCTCCTGCTCCTGCTCCTGCTCCTGCTCCGGCTACGAGCGAAGCCGCCGTGACGCCCGCTGCTACGCCCGTTCCCACCCCGGTCCCCGCCGCTGCGGCGACCGAGACCGCCGCAGCCGAGCAGCCCGGCGGCTTACGTCTGCGTTGGCAAGGCCCGGCCCAGGCCAAGGTCGGTGAAACCGTGCAATTGCGTTTGCTACTGGACAGCGCCGACCCCGTGCGCGCCGCGCCTATGCAGTTGATATTCGATCCCAACCGTGTCGAGGTGGTGTCGGTACGGCTTGGCGATTTCTTCGGTAAGACATCGGTCAGTTTCAACCAGCTGGTCGATGCCGGCAGCGGCCGTATCGCCGTCGGCCTGGCCAGTCCAAGTCGAGCAGGCACGAGCGGGCAGGGCAGTTTGCTGTTGATCGAAGTGAAACCGCTGCTCGCTGGCCCACCTGTTGAAATCGGCTTGGTCGGCATGTCGCCGGTCGGCTCCGGCGCCGCGCTGCCGCGGCCGGCCTTGCCGCTACGCCATACGCTCACCATCGCGCCTTGA
- a CDS encoding GspMb/PilO family protein, producing the protein MPPLLSRYRFQARRLLYAQPRLVAALGLAVLAFLLALATHIRQGQLALETAQTWQASQPRAMPLVAKPTDNAVVLPAFESKQLLGALNQAADQAKLPLDELSFTLDDSANQPYLRYRASLTLLAGYPAVRRFLAGLQAGQPNIVIDGVQCSREDIGLADLSCEATISAFYRKPSHG; encoded by the coding sequence ATGCCTCCGTTGTTGTCCCGCTACCGCTTCCAAGCCCGTCGTCTGCTGTACGCTCAGCCACGGCTGGTGGCCGCGCTGGGCTTGGCGGTGCTGGCTTTCCTGCTGGCACTGGCTACCCATATTCGCCAAGGCCAACTGGCGCTGGAAACCGCGCAAACCTGGCAAGCATCCCAGCCGCGCGCGATGCCCTTGGTGGCTAAGCCCACCGACAACGCGGTGGTTTTGCCGGCATTCGAGAGCAAGCAATTACTCGGCGCGCTCAATCAGGCGGCCGACCAGGCCAAGCTACCGCTGGACGAGCTGTCCTTCACGCTCGACGACAGTGCGAACCAGCCCTATCTCCGCTATCGCGCCAGCTTGACGCTACTGGCCGGTTATCCGGCGGTGCGGCGTTTCCTGGCCGGTTTGCAGGCAGGGCAGCCCAATATCGTGATCGATGGCGTGCAATGCAGCCGCGAAGACATTGGCCTGGCCGACCTGAGCTGTGAAGCGACGATCTCGGCGTTTTACCGGAAGCCGTCCCATGGATAA